In one Saccharibacillus brassicae genomic region, the following are encoded:
- the clpB gene encoding ATP-dependent chaperone ClpB, protein MDFNRLTQKLEEALSAAQSLAAAGGHQEIDTPHLFKALLLQDGGLLPRLLQRMDISQGKVLEAAELLLRRKARVSGGVQPYFSADLLAVLDQAQLEAERMRDEYTAVEHVVLAFDRDRRGGIGELLRAEGMTRDKTLGVLKDIRGSQRVTGREPEDTYEALEKYGRDLVSEVRAGRIDPVIGRDAEIRRVIRILSRKTKNNPVLIGEPGVGKTAIVEGLAHRIVRRDVPEGLKDKTIFSLDMSSLVAGAKYRGEFEERLQAVLREIKQADGRIILFIDEVHTIVGAGKSEGAMDAGNMLKPMLARGELHCIGATTLDEYREHIEQDPALERRFQQVRVGEPGVEDTISILRGLRERFEVHHGVKIHDSALVAAGVLSDRYISDRFLPDKAIDLVDEACAMIRTEIDSMPGEMDEVTRRMMQAEIEEAALRKETDPASVRRLEKLRRELADLREKHLGMKERWEMEKATIESVRELQRKLEKARKDLEEAQEAYDLDKSAELSYGIIPGLERELTQAEQEAQRGGEKRMLREAVTEAEISDIVSKWTGIPISRLVEGEREKLLRLEDLLRERVVGQDEAIGLVTDAVLRARAGIKDPNRPIGSFLFLGPTGVGKTELAKALSAALFDREENMIRLDMSEYMEKHSVSRLIGAPPGYIGYEEGGQLTEAVRRQPYSVVLLDEAEKAHPDVFNLLLQLLDDGRLTDSRGRNVDFRNTIVIMTSNIGSADLTGEAAGGGQAGGEISAAARDRVMRELRGHFRPEFLNRVDDVVLFRPLGLGEIGRIVLKLAGELRARLAERRIELELSDRAAQLIAREAFDPVYGARPLKRYLQRTLETRVARALIAGEVQDGDRLFVDEEHGALRLDIRPAQIE, encoded by the coding sequence ATGGATTTTAACCGGTTGACGCAAAAGTTGGAAGAAGCGCTGTCCGCTGCGCAATCTCTCGCGGCGGCGGGCGGCCATCAGGAGATCGATACGCCGCATCTGTTCAAGGCGCTGCTTCTGCAGGACGGCGGCCTGCTGCCGAGACTGCTGCAGCGGATGGACATTTCGCAAGGCAAAGTGCTTGAAGCCGCGGAACTTCTGCTGCGGCGCAAAGCCCGGGTCAGCGGCGGCGTGCAGCCGTATTTCTCGGCCGATCTGCTGGCGGTGCTGGATCAGGCGCAGCTTGAAGCGGAGCGCATGCGCGACGAATATACGGCGGTGGAGCACGTCGTACTCGCTTTCGACCGCGATCGGCGCGGAGGCATCGGCGAGCTGCTGCGCGCCGAAGGCATGACGCGCGACAAGACGCTCGGCGTGCTCAAAGATATTCGCGGCAGCCAGCGGGTGACCGGCCGCGAGCCGGAAGACACTTACGAAGCGCTGGAGAAATACGGCCGAGATCTGGTGTCGGAAGTGAGGGCCGGCCGGATCGATCCGGTAATCGGGCGCGACGCCGAGATCCGGCGGGTCATTCGGATCCTGTCGCGCAAAACGAAAAACAACCCGGTGCTGATCGGCGAACCCGGCGTCGGCAAGACGGCGATCGTGGAAGGATTGGCGCACCGGATCGTCAGGCGCGACGTGCCGGAAGGGCTCAAGGACAAGACGATCTTCTCGCTCGATATGAGTTCGCTCGTGGCGGGCGCCAAGTACCGGGGCGAATTCGAAGAGCGGCTGCAGGCCGTGCTGCGGGAGATCAAGCAGGCCGACGGACGGATTATCCTGTTCATCGACGAAGTGCACACGATCGTCGGCGCCGGCAAATCCGAAGGCGCGATGGATGCGGGCAATATGCTCAAGCCGATGCTGGCCCGGGGCGAACTGCACTGCATCGGCGCGACGACGCTCGACGAATATCGCGAGCATATCGAGCAGGACCCGGCGCTTGAGCGGCGGTTCCAGCAGGTACGCGTCGGTGAACCGGGCGTGGAAGACACGATCTCGATCCTGCGCGGGCTGCGCGAGCGCTTCGAAGTGCATCACGGCGTCAAGATTCATGACAGCGCCCTCGTGGCGGCCGGCGTGCTGTCGGACCGTTACATCTCCGACCGGTTCCTGCCGGACAAAGCGATTGATCTGGTCGACGAAGCGTGCGCGATGATCCGGACAGAGATCGATTCGATGCCGGGCGAGATGGACGAAGTGACGCGCCGCATGATGCAGGCCGAGATCGAAGAAGCGGCGCTGCGCAAAGAGACGGACCCCGCGAGCGTACGCCGCTTGGAGAAGCTGCGGCGGGAACTGGCGGATCTCAGGGAAAAGCATCTGGGTATGAAAGAACGCTGGGAAATGGAAAAAGCGACGATCGAAAGCGTACGCGAACTGCAGCGCAAGCTGGAAAAAGCGCGCAAAGACCTGGAAGAAGCGCAGGAAGCGTACGATCTCGACAAATCGGCTGAACTGAGCTACGGCATTATTCCCGGGCTGGAACGGGAATTGACGCAGGCCGAACAAGAAGCGCAGCGCGGCGGCGAAAAGCGGATGCTGCGCGAAGCGGTTACGGAAGCGGAAATTTCGGACATCGTCTCGAAATGGACCGGCATCCCGATCAGCCGGCTGGTCGAAGGAGAGCGCGAGAAACTGCTGCGCCTGGAAGACCTGCTGCGCGAGCGCGTCGTCGGGCAGGACGAAGCGATCGGCCTCGTGACCGACGCCGTGCTGCGCGCCAGAGCCGGGATCAAAGACCCGAACCGGCCGATCGGTTCGTTCCTGTTCCTCGGCCCGACCGGCGTCGGCAAGACCGAGCTTGCGAAGGCGCTATCGGCCGCGCTGTTCGACCGCGAAGAGAACATGATCCGGCTCGACATGTCGGAATACATGGAGAAGCACAGCGTCTCGCGCCTGATCGGCGCGCCGCCGGGCTATATCGGCTATGAGGAAGGCGGCCAGCTCACCGAAGCGGTGCGGAGGCAGCCGTATTCCGTCGTCCTGCTCGACGAAGCGGAAAAAGCGCATCCCGACGTGTTCAATCTGCTGCTTCAGCTGCTCGACGACGGGCGGCTGACCGATTCGCGCGGACGAAACGTCGATTTCAGAAATACGATCGTCATCATGACGTCGAATATCGGTTCGGCGGATCTGACCGGCGAGGCCGCAGGCGGCGGGCAGGCAGGCGGAGAAATTTCGGCAGCCGCCCGGGATCGCGTCATGCGCGAACTGCGCGGCCATTTTCGCCCCGAGTTCCTGAACCGGGTCGACGACGTCGTGCTGTTCCGACCGCTCGGACTCGGCGAGATCGGCCGGATCGTGCTGAAATTGGCCGGGGAGCTGCGAGCGCGGTTGGCGGAGCGCCGGATCGAACTGGAATTGTCCGACCGGGCGGCCCAGCTGATCGCCCGCGAAGCTTTTGATCCGGTCTACGGCGCGCGGCCGCTGAAGCGGTATCTGCAGCGTACGCTGGAAACGCGCGTCGCCCGGGCGCTCATCGCCGGCGAAGTGCAAGACGGAGATCGCCTGTTCGTGGACGAAGAACACGGCGCCTTGCGCCTCGACATACGGCCGGCTCAAATAGAATGA
- a CDS encoding TVP38/TMEM64 family protein: MKKWITLALYAAALLTILIYRHELNALLGDVSLPAGAGLALAFLFAFFPVLPYKLVIGSLGFLYGPLMGALLAWLAVTAASLMQYTLARVFFREQGRAALSKYSGLERIGRMMERRPFPVILAARLVPLLPQALVNLYPAFLNIRPVIYVTASALGKIPAMLVFAFVGQNLFTDVPRTLTVLGLYAGFLLAVYAAYRPFARRLQDSK, encoded by the coding sequence ATGAAAAAATGGATTACGCTCGCCCTGTATGCCGCGGCGCTGCTGACGATTCTGATCTATCGCCACGAATTGAATGCTTTGCTCGGAGACGTCTCGCTGCCGGCCGGCGCCGGCCTGGCGCTTGCGTTCCTGTTCGCTTTTTTCCCCGTGCTGCCGTACAAGCTCGTCATCGGTTCGCTCGGTTTCCTGTACGGACCGCTTATGGGTGCGCTGCTGGCCTGGCTGGCGGTGACGGCGGCTTCGCTGATGCAGTACACGCTTGCGCGGGTGTTTTTCCGGGAGCAGGGGCGCGCCGCGCTGTCCAAATATTCGGGCCTTGAGCGGATCGGCCGGATGATGGAACGCCGCCCGTTTCCCGTCATTCTCGCCGCCCGCCTCGTGCCGCTGCTGCCTCAGGCGCTCGTCAATTTGTATCCCGCTTTTCTGAACATTCGGCCGGTCATCTACGTCACCGCTTCCGCGCTCGGCAAAATCCCGGCCATGCTCGTATTCGCTTTCGTCGGCCAGAACCTGTTCACCGACGTGCCGAGGACGCTGACGGTGCTGGGCCTGTACGCAGGCTTCCTGCTCGCCGTCTACGCGGCCTACCGCCCGTTTGCGCGCAGGCTGCAGGACTCCAAGTAA
- a CDS encoding AbrB/MazE/SpoVT family DNA-binding domain-containing protein: MKATGIVRRVDELGRVVIPIELRRTMGIDIKDGLEIFVDGERIILRKYAPTCIFTGEAEDLVYFKGKMVSKSAIEELIDLYQAESK; the protein is encoded by the coding sequence ATGAAAGCAACAGGCATCGTAAGACGCGTAGACGAACTTGGACGGGTAGTCATTCCGATTGAACTTCGCAGAACAATGGGTATCGATATTAAAGACGGATTGGAAATTTTCGTGGACGGCGAACGCATTATCCTCAGAAAATACGCACCGACTTGCATCTTCACAGGCGAAGCCGAAGATCTCGTGTACTTCAAAGGCAAAATGGTCAGCAAATCCGCTATCGAAGAATTGATCGACCTGTACCAGGCGGAATCCAAGTAA
- a CDS encoding GNAT family N-acetyltransferase yields the protein MQIIACTEEHQDRLTEIWLLSVRRTLSDLDPSDIQFYARLFREEILDRLEVHAVRGRFGGELTGFIAMKDSKVELLVVHPHYQGQGVANALLDHVSQRGELAVDVGDQTPDIYEFYQSFGFVESGRSDSAASGRAGSTVHLLRPGLDAQTGVS from the coding sequence ATGCAAATTATTGCTTGTACGGAAGAACATCAGGATCGGTTAACGGAAATTTGGCTGCTGTCGGTTCGTCGCACGCTGTCGGACCTTGACCCGAGCGACATCCAGTTCTATGCCCGGCTGTTCCGGGAAGAAATTCTCGACCGGCTGGAAGTGCATGCCGTGCGCGGACGCTTCGGCGGGGAATTGACCGGATTTATCGCCATGAAGGATTCCAAAGTCGAACTGCTCGTCGTGCATCCGCATTACCAGGGTCAGGGCGTCGCGAACGCGCTGCTTGACCATGTGTCGCAGCGCGGCGAATTGGCTGTTGACGTCGGCGATCAGACGCCGGACATTTACGAATTCTACCAAAGCTTCGGATTCGTCGAATCCGGCCGTTCGGATTCGGCCGCTTCCGGCCGCGCGGGATCGACCGTTCATCTGCTGCGTCCGGGCTTGGACGCGCAGACCGGCGTTTCCTGA
- a CDS encoding NAD(P)H-binding protein: MEQMPTIEHERPKVILTGASGYIGQNLMKKLTEDYDVIALSRHGGSKEDEEHVEWRSCDFYSMDDALECLQGADFAFYLIHSMMPTAKLTQGNFEDMDAILADHFARAARKNGIKHIVYLSGILPDDVPEEKLSRHLRSRLEVQKILESSGVPVTTIRAGLIVGPQGSSFPILHKLVERLPIMTLPTWTRTLTHAIALDDVLNALKNSVNNEAVKGRAVDVGGPDVMSYKEMMMQMAEVMGVKRRFIDLPLLTVNLSRFWVTMITREPREMTYPLIESLIHPMVAHEENKVEGISYGQKTFKEAAKESIEEEKRKKEEKAEKESQKSESSSGESSESTSESVKKSDVRSVQRVTLPQGKDAQWAGEYYLEWLGKAMGPLIRVTRGEDGVSRVYIRFFSRPILELSYDPVKSGEDRAVYRITGGMFASSKDSHSGRLEFLMIPESSDCVVAIHDYMPSMPWFLYKYTQAKLHLAVMYLFRKHLERKGRLGRSSTSKKAGGSVGTPSSAES, encoded by the coding sequence ATGGAACAAATGCCAACGATTGAACACGAACGCCCGAAAGTCATTTTAACCGGGGCAAGCGGATATATCGGACAGAACCTGATGAAAAAACTGACGGAAGACTATGATGTCATCGCCCTTTCCCGTCACGGCGGCTCGAAGGAAGACGAAGAGCATGTGGAGTGGAGAAGCTGCGATTTTTATTCGATGGACGACGCGCTGGAATGTCTTCAGGGCGCGGACTTCGCTTTTTACCTGATCCATTCGATGATGCCGACCGCCAAGCTGACGCAGGGCAACTTCGAAGACATGGACGCAATCCTGGCCGACCATTTCGCCCGCGCGGCGCGCAAAAACGGCATTAAGCATATCGTCTATCTCAGCGGCATCCTGCCCGACGACGTGCCGGAAGAAAAACTGTCCCGCCATTTGCGCAGCCGTCTGGAAGTGCAGAAGATTCTCGAATCGTCCGGCGTGCCGGTCACGACGATCCGGGCCGGATTGATCGTCGGGCCGCAAGGTTCGTCGTTCCCGATCCTGCACAAACTGGTCGAACGCCTCCCGATCATGACGCTGCCGACATGGACGCGTACGCTGACCCATGCGATCGCGCTCGACGACGTGCTGAACGCGCTGAAGAACAGCGTCAACAACGAAGCGGTCAAAGGCCGCGCGGTCGATGTAGGCGGTCCGGACGTCATGAGCTACAAAGAAATGATGATGCAGATGGCCGAAGTGATGGGCGTGAAGCGCCGCTTTATCGATCTTCCGCTGCTGACAGTCAATCTGTCCCGGTTCTGGGTGACGATGATTACCCGCGAGCCGCGCGAGATGACATATCCGCTGATCGAAAGCCTGATCCACCCGATGGTCGCCCATGAAGAGAACAAAGTGGAAGGCATCAGCTACGGACAAAAAACGTTCAAGGAAGCGGCCAAAGAATCGATTGAAGAAGAAAAACGCAAAAAAGAAGAAAAAGCGGAAAAAGAAAGCCAAAAAAGCGAATCGTCGAGCGGCGAATCGTCGGAATCGACATCGGAAAGCGTCAAAAAATCCGACGTCCGCTCCGTGCAGCGCGTGACGCTGCCACAGGGCAAAGACGCGCAGTGGGCGGGCGAATATTACCTTGAATGGCTGGGCAAAGCGATGGGACCGCTGATCCGGGTTACCCGGGGCGAAGACGGCGTGAGCCGGGTCTATATCCGCTTCTTCAGCCGTCCGATCCTCGAATTGAGCTATGATCCGGTCAAAAGCGGCGAAGACCGCGCCGTCTACCGGATCACGGGAGGCATGTTCGCAAGCTCCAAAGACAGCCACTCCGGGCGTCTGGAGTTCCTCATGATTCCCGAATCGAGCGACTGCGTCGTAGCGATTCACGATTACATGCCTTCGATGCCGTGGTTCCTGTACAAATACACGCAGGCGAAGCTGCATCTGGCCGTCATGTACCTGTTTCGCAAACATCTGGAACGCAAAGGCAGACTGGGCAGATCGAGCACGTCCAAAAAAGCGGGCGGTTCGGTCGGCACGCCGTCTTCGGCGGAAAGCTGA
- a CDS encoding DnaJ domain-containing protein, with protein MPGKDHYNALGVAANASQSEIKKAYQKLAKQWHPDVNKAAGAETRFKEIAAAYEVLGSEDKRREYDASRLRPGGNGPSRGGAGPYGSQGAGFGGGAYDWINDLQHEDMFDMFFNERVGGFGTRMGEAGSRPPESSTLEVTLEQAYRGETVRIKLGGKTIGLRLPERSRSGNTIRMTGSGSNGLAPGEELRIALKIAEHPLYALEGEDLVASLRIAPWQAALGGQARIELPDGAAVNLNLPRGIAAGRRLRIPRRGLRKADGTYGDFFAEIEITVPEPTQAEEELYRRLESLSAFRPGLGRRGSR; from the coding sequence ATGCCAGGCAAAGATCATTATAACGCACTCGGAGTCGCAGCGAACGCCTCCCAGTCGGAAATCAAGAAAGCGTATCAAAAACTGGCGAAACAATGGCATCCCGACGTGAACAAAGCGGCGGGGGCCGAAACTCGCTTCAAAGAAATCGCCGCCGCCTACGAAGTGCTCGGCAGCGAAGACAAGCGCCGCGAATACGACGCTTCCCGGCTGCGTCCGGGCGGAAACGGTCCTTCGCGCGGCGGAGCGGGGCCGTACGGTTCCCAGGGAGCCGGCTTCGGCGGAGGCGCCTACGACTGGATCAATGATCTTCAACATGAAGATATGTTCGATATGTTTTTCAACGAGCGGGTAGGGGGCTTCGGTACGAGAATGGGAGAGGCCGGTTCCCGCCCGCCGGAATCGTCCACGCTCGAAGTGACGCTGGAGCAGGCTTACCGCGGCGAGACGGTCCGGATCAAGCTCGGCGGTAAAACGATCGGCCTGCGGCTGCCCGAACGTTCGCGCAGCGGCAATACGATCCGTATGACCGGCAGCGGCAGCAACGGCCTTGCTCCCGGCGAAGAACTGCGCATCGCGCTGAAGATTGCCGAACATCCCCTCTATGCGCTGGAAGGGGAAGATCTCGTCGCCTCGCTGCGTATCGCGCCCTGGCAGGCCGCGCTTGGCGGACAGGCCCGGATCGAGCTGCCGGACGGAGCCGCGGTGAACCTGAATCTGCCCCGCGGCATCGCCGCCGGAAGAAGGCTGCGTATTCCGCGCCGCGGGCTCCGAAAAGCGGACGGCACGTACGGCGACTTTTTCGCGGAAATCGAAATTACGGTGCCCGAGCCGACGCAGGCGGAAGAAGAATTGTACCGCCGCCTGGAGAGCCTGTCCGCGTTTCGGCCGGGACTCGGCAGGCGCGGGTCCCGATAA
- a CDS encoding ABC transporter permease — MIENLLLSLESLRANKLRSFLTMLGIIIGIASVIAVISVGNAMTSSVTSQFAEMGINNVSLGLQMRSSDTGEDSGGEAKVPKDTDRISNEQIAAMTSRFPEIETVSLAEEAGRGKAKLGRKFSNVSLTGVNPGYAKTNKIKMTLGRYVSDTDVKGTRSVIVISDRSAKALYGSNEAAIGQTLIVYTDKAIKAFVVIGVYTYVETPGMGGSGAMTSEKDLETSGYIPVSTAKKDSPYKGFTSLTVVPRANIDPTVFTEKIGSYLSKQYEKNKNWESYAYNMKAELESSNKVLGTLSIALAAVAGIALVVGGIGVMNIMLVSVTERTHEIGIRKALGARDAHIRTQFVAEAIMLCVTGGLIGIATGVGLGMVGSRLLGAPFTFSPYVLAGSVLFSMFIGIFFGYYPANKAAKLNPIDALRHE; from the coding sequence ATGATTGAGAACCTGCTGCTGTCGCTGGAGAGTCTGCGGGCAAATAAGTTGCGTTCTTTTCTCACCATGCTCGGGATCATTATCGGCATCGCGTCCGTCATCGCCGTTATCTCGGTCGGCAATGCGATGACGTCTTCCGTCACGAGCCAATTCGCGGAAATGGGCATCAACAACGTATCGCTCGGCCTGCAAATGCGTTCGAGCGATACGGGCGAGGATTCCGGCGGAGAAGCGAAAGTGCCCAAAGATACGGACCGGATCTCCAACGAGCAGATCGCCGCGATGACCAGCCGCTTTCCCGAGATCGAGACCGTCTCTTTGGCCGAAGAAGCGGGGCGCGGCAAAGCCAAGCTCGGACGCAAATTCAGCAACGTATCGTTGACGGGCGTCAATCCCGGCTATGCCAAAACGAACAAAATCAAAATGACGCTGGGGCGTTACGTCAGCGATACGGACGTCAAAGGCACCCGCAGCGTGATCGTGATCTCCGATCGGAGCGCCAAAGCGCTGTACGGATCGAACGAAGCGGCGATCGGCCAGACGCTGATCGTCTATACCGACAAAGCGATCAAAGCTTTCGTCGTCATCGGCGTCTATACGTACGTGGAGACGCCCGGCATGGGAGGAAGCGGAGCCATGACGTCCGAGAAAGATCTGGAGACGAGCGGCTATATTCCGGTGAGCACCGCCAAAAAAGACTCGCCGTACAAAGGATTCACTTCGTTGACGGTCGTTCCTCGCGCCAATATCGATCCGACCGTGTTTACGGAGAAGATCGGCAGCTACCTGAGCAAGCAGTACGAGAAAAACAAAAACTGGGAATCGTATGCGTATAACATGAAAGCCGAGCTGGAATCGAGCAATAAAGTGCTGGGCACGTTATCGATTGCATTGGCGGCAGTGGCCGGCATCGCGCTTGTCGTCGGCGGGATCGGCGTCATGAACATCATGCTCGTGTCCGTCACGGAGCGTACGCACGAAATCGGTATTCGCAAAGCGCTCGGAGCCCGGGACGCACATATTCGGACGCAGTTCGTGGCCGAAGCGATCATGCTGTGCGTGACGGGAGGACTGATCGGCATCGCGACAGGCGTGGGACTCGGTATGGTCGGTTCCAGGCTGCTGGGAGCGCCGTTTACGTTTTCGCCTTATGTGCTGGCGGGCAGCGTCTTGTTCTCGATGTTTATCGGCATTTTCTTCGGTTATTATCCGGCGAACAAAGCGGCCAAGCTCAATCCGATCGACGCGCTGCGTCACGAATAA
- a CDS encoding GNAT family N-acetyltransferase translates to MSDTFDPIMLELPEYFETERLIVRAPRPGDGAELNAAIRESQAELKPFMPFARVLPQPEDTERLVRRKRLEFLARTDLMLLMTDRQSGRIVGASGLHRFDWNARRFEIGYWIRSSLAGRGLVTESVNGLTAFAAERLDANRIEIRCDERNVRSAAVARRAGFTLEGVLRSWRREEDGTLVNEMVFAKVRGIDY, encoded by the coding sequence ATGAGCGATACTTTCGATCCGATCATGCTGGAGCTGCCCGAATACTTCGAGACGGAGCGCCTGATCGTGCGGGCGCCGCGTCCCGGCGACGGCGCTGAACTGAACGCGGCGATTCGCGAGAGCCAAGCGGAACTGAAGCCGTTTATGCCGTTTGCCCGCGTGCTGCCGCAGCCTGAAGACACGGAGCGGCTCGTGCGCCGCAAACGGCTGGAATTTCTCGCGCGAACCGATCTGATGCTGCTGATGACGGATCGGCAAAGCGGGCGGATCGTCGGCGCAAGCGGCCTGCACCGGTTCGATTGGAATGCGCGCCGCTTCGAGATCGGCTACTGGATCCGCAGTTCGCTTGCGGGTCGGGGACTGGTGACCGAGTCCGTCAACGGTCTGACCGCGTTCGCGGCCGAGCGGCTTGATGCGAACCGGATCGAGATTCGGTGCGACGAGCGCAATGTGCGCAGCGCGGCGGTTGCGCGGCGCGCGGGATTTACGCTCGAAGGCGTGCTGCGCAGCTGGCGCCGCGAAGAAGACGGCACGCTGGTGAACGAAATGGTGTTCGCGAAAGTGCGCGGCATCGATTATTGA
- a CDS encoding HD domain-containing protein — MEHSQQAQVQAQTPLDRQTDILEAAAALAQRELEHEGSGHDWWHIRRVTELAKRIGAAEGADLFICELAALLHDLADEKLVADPESGIRRTANWMLEHGVAEADTDRIMEIIATMSFKGGSGRPMSTLEGRVVQDADRLDAIGAIGIARTFVYSGKKGRPMHDPNLPVRQNMTPEEYRSGNDTAINHFYEKLLLLKDRLNTPCGRRIADSRHAYMEEFLERFDREWNGADLLDGEEPL, encoded by the coding sequence ATGGAACACTCGCAGCAAGCGCAAGTGCAGGCGCAGACGCCGCTTGATCGGCAGACGGATATTCTGGAAGCGGCCGCGGCGCTCGCGCAAAGGGAACTGGAACACGAAGGCAGCGGACACGACTGGTGGCATATCCGCCGCGTGACCGAACTTGCGAAGCGGATCGGCGCGGCCGAGGGGGCGGATCTGTTCATCTGCGAACTGGCCGCGCTGCTGCACGATCTGGCAGACGAGAAACTGGTCGCCGATCCCGAAAGCGGCATACGGCGAACGGCAAATTGGATGCTGGAACACGGCGTCGCCGAAGCGGACACGGACCGGATCATGGAGATCATCGCCACGATGTCGTTCAAAGGCGGGTCCGGCCGGCCGATGAGCACGCTGGAAGGCCGGGTCGTGCAGGATGCGGATCGGCTCGATGCGATCGGAGCGATCGGCATCGCGCGCACTTTCGTCTATTCCGGCAAAAAAGGACGCCCGATGCATGATCCGAATCTGCCTGTGCGCCAGAACATGACGCCGGAAGAGTACCGCAGCGGCAACGATACGGCGATCAATCATTTTTACGAAAAACTGCTTCTATTGAAGGATCGGCTCAACACGCCTTGCGGCCGGCGCATTGCAGACAGCCGCCACGCTTATATGGAAGAGTTTCTGGAACGGTTCGACCGGGAATGGAACGGCGCCGACCTGTTGGACGGAGAGGAGCCGCTATGA
- a CDS encoding metallophosphoesterase family protein has product MTKIAILSDLHGNLPALEAVLGDVESRGISEIYCLGDLVGKGPSSDRVVDLIRRSSRHTVRGNWDEFLPNPTDSATLRWHQRLLGEERLDYLRSLPFSIEFWLSGRYVRLFHASPRSVFERIQPWDDYAEKLSLFEPSDVSVEPIRADVAGYGDIHNAYMQHMEGGLLFNAGSVGNPLDVTQASYAILEGELGEKRRKDRLDLTFARVPYDIELAVRQAEEAQMPELAPYVQELRTGRYRGLGHA; this is encoded by the coding sequence ATGACGAAAATCGCGATCCTATCAGACCTTCACGGCAATCTTCCGGCACTTGAAGCGGTGCTCGGTGACGTCGAGAGCCGCGGCATCTCGGAAATCTACTGCCTCGGCGACCTGGTCGGCAAAGGTCCCAGTTCGGACCGGGTCGTCGACCTCATTCGGCGGAGCAGCCGGCATACGGTCAGAGGAAACTGGGACGAATTCCTGCCCAATCCGACCGACTCGGCCACGCTGCGCTGGCATCAGCGGCTGCTCGGCGAAGAACGGCTGGACTATTTGCGCTCGCTGCCGTTCTCGATCGAGTTCTGGCTGAGCGGCCGCTACGTCCGGCTGTTCCATGCGTCGCCCCGCAGCGTGTTCGAACGTATCCAGCCGTGGGACGACTACGCCGAAAAGCTCAGTCTGTTCGAGCCGTCCGACGTCAGCGTCGAACCGATCCGGGCGGACGTGGCGGGCTACGGCGATATTCATAACGCCTACATGCAGCATATGGAAGGCGGTCTGCTGTTCAACGCCGGCAGCGTCGGCAACCCGCTCGACGTGACGCAGGCTTCGTACGCGATCCTCGAAGGCGAACTGGGCGAAAAGCGGCGCAAAGACAGGCTGGACCTCACTTTTGCCCGCGTGCCGTACGATATCGAACTTGCGGTCCGCCAAGCGGAAGAAGCGCAGATGCCGGAACTGGCTCCCTACGTGCAGGAACTGCGCACCGGGCGCTATCGCGGTCTGGGCCATGCCTAG
- a CDS encoding Fur family transcriptional regulator — protein sequence MISVEEQLKSMKQQMMAKGYKSTVQREATMRVLLEHERDHMSAEDVYMRVKERFPEIGLATVYRTLELLTELHLVEKMNFGDGVARFDLRSKDHEHMHHHMICSICGEVEEIKDDWLTELEQRVKREYGFNVSDHRLDFIGTFSSCKHGDCRRHCETAS from the coding sequence TTGATCAGCGTGGAAGAACAACTCAAATCGATGAAGCAGCAGATGATGGCAAAAGGGTATAAATCGACCGTCCAACGGGAAGCGACGATGCGGGTTCTGCTCGAACACGAGCGTGACCATATGAGCGCCGAGGACGTATATATGCGGGTGAAGGAACGTTTCCCGGAAATCGGACTGGCGACGGTATACCGGACGCTGGAATTGTTGACGGAGCTTCATCTGGTCGAGAAGATGAATTTCGGCGACGGCGTTGCCCGGTTCGACCTGCGCAGCAAAGACCACGAGCATATGCACCATCATATGATCTGCTCGATCTGCGGCGAAGTCGAAGAGATCAAGGACGATTGGCTCACGGAGCTGGAACAGCGCGTGAAGCGCGAATACGGATTTAACGTGTCGGATCACCGGCTCGATTTTATCGGCACGTTCTCGTCCTGCAAGCACGGCGACTGCCGCCGCCACTGCGAGACGGCTTCGTAA